A stretch of Brevundimonas naejangsanensis DNA encodes these proteins:
- the addB gene encoding double-strand break repair protein AddB has product MTGGRFDPFAGSGPRWRAVPAWRPFLEDLAAGVLDWLGDAPPEALTDATILLPNRRAARAFSFALGKLAGERPVLLPQVRPLGDLEEDESPFAPGELGLDLPPAIAPLTRRFEMARMIAEDFQPGMKPLRALEMADALGAFLDSCQLEEVSDLSRVATLAEQDLAEHWRESARFLGLAVEAWPKRLEALGLVDPAWRRATLLRRLAEAWDARPPQAPVIAAGSTGTVPAAADVLKAVAKAPQGVVVLPGLDLDLAADAWDRIDDQHPQAALKALLTRAEIAREAVQPWFQPALEPSVEARGLARQRLVNEALRPADATDDWRAEIKRLRARSAEAGRAADPIAEGLSGLTVLSARAEEEAATAVALMMRESLEQRGPDGRPITCALVTPDLQLSRRVEARLARWGIVPDSSTGQPLSRMTAGVLVDLGARFLAEPLKPQTLLALLKHPLVRLDLGETTLTDAAEALEEHALRGPRPRRWSQLHERLLKAAQPRRGGLPLADWKLARLKGAQALADRLEALATARPCPPDEAARTLAALIETLAGQNAWAGPDGEAAASLLSALIEGGGPLGQTSPAEFADLIAALLVETTVRTGGATHPSLRILGAIEARLARADRMILAGLEEGVWPNAAPVDPFLSRPMRAALPLPAPERRLGQTAQDFVQAACADEAILVHCERRGGQPAVRSRWLWRLEMLTRGANASDTPVKLSAPAGVANWTRALDAPLPGPARLAPRPAPTPPVERRPRSLYVTGVERWVRDPYALYARRILNLEPMERPGASAEALARGNAVHKAIERLTEDWPDWLPDDLDAVIERLLLEELGAHGFEDAAMAREAPLAKNAARWLAGFETERRARGVALLIEQQGALTFDAPGGPFTLKAYADRIEVGALSAAVMDFKTGQVPTAKQIKAGFAPQLTLTGAILAAGGFEKTNGPVPPEELTYVRVVGRKKAGEVAVRAAGPEAQILSDAALQGLMARVAEFDRPETPYLSWAAPHLMGSYSPYNLLARVWEWHVIGGAEEGEAE; this is encoded by the coding sequence ATGACGGGGGGGCGCTTCGATCCATTCGCCGGAAGCGGGCCGCGCTGGCGCGCCGTGCCCGCCTGGCGGCCCTTCCTCGAAGACCTCGCCGCCGGGGTGCTGGACTGGCTGGGCGACGCCCCGCCCGAGGCCCTGACCGACGCCACCATCCTGCTGCCCAACCGCCGCGCCGCCCGCGCCTTCTCCTTCGCGCTCGGCAAGCTGGCGGGCGAGCGCCCCGTCCTGCTGCCTCAGGTGCGGCCGCTCGGCGATCTGGAAGAGGACGAGTCCCCCTTCGCCCCCGGCGAACTGGGCCTCGACCTGCCGCCCGCGATCGCCCCCCTGACGCGCCGCTTCGAGATGGCGCGGATGATCGCCGAAGACTTTCAGCCGGGGATGAAGCCCCTGCGCGCGCTCGAAATGGCCGATGCGCTCGGCGCCTTCCTCGATTCCTGCCAGCTGGAGGAAGTCTCCGACCTGTCGCGCGTCGCCACCCTGGCCGAACAGGACCTGGCCGAGCACTGGCGCGAGAGCGCGCGCTTCCTCGGCCTCGCTGTCGAGGCCTGGCCCAAGCGGCTGGAGGCGCTGGGCCTGGTCGATCCGGCCTGGCGCCGCGCGACCCTGCTGCGCCGTCTGGCTGAGGCGTGGGACGCCCGCCCGCCGCAAGCCCCCGTCATCGCCGCCGGGTCCACCGGCACCGTGCCCGCCGCCGCCGATGTGCTGAAGGCCGTGGCGAAAGCGCCGCAGGGCGTGGTCGTCCTGCCCGGCCTCGACCTCGATCTGGCCGCCGACGCCTGGGACCGCATCGACGACCAGCATCCGCAGGCCGCGCTGAAGGCCCTGCTGACCCGCGCCGAGATCGCGCGCGAGGCCGTCCAGCCGTGGTTCCAACCGGCGCTCGAGCCTTCCGTCGAAGCGCGCGGCCTAGCCCGCCAACGCCTGGTCAACGAAGCCCTGCGCCCCGCAGACGCCACCGACGACTGGCGGGCCGAGATCAAGCGCCTGCGCGCCCGCTCGGCCGAAGCCGGCCGCGCCGCCGACCCCATCGCCGAGGGCCTGTCGGGCCTGACCGTCCTGTCCGCCCGCGCCGAGGAGGAGGCGGCGACCGCCGTCGCCCTGATGATGCGCGAGAGCCTGGAACAGCGCGGCCCCGACGGCCGCCCGATCACCTGCGCCCTGGTGACGCCGGACCTGCAGCTGTCGCGCCGGGTCGAGGCGCGGCTGGCGCGCTGGGGCATCGTCCCGGACTCCTCCACCGGCCAGCCGCTGTCGCGGATGACGGCGGGCGTGCTGGTCGACCTCGGCGCCCGCTTCCTGGCCGAGCCGCTGAAGCCGCAGACCCTGCTGGCCCTGCTGAAACACCCGCTGGTCCGCCTCGATCTGGGCGAGACGACGCTCACCGACGCCGCCGAGGCGCTGGAGGAGCACGCCCTGCGCGGCCCGCGCCCTCGCCGCTGGTCCCAACTTCACGAACGCCTGCTGAAGGCGGCCCAGCCCCGGCGCGGCGGCCTGCCGTTGGCCGACTGGAAGCTGGCCCGGTTGAAGGGCGCGCAGGCCCTCGCCGACCGGCTGGAGGCTCTGGCGACCGCCCGCCCCTGTCCGCCGGACGAGGCGGCCCGCACCCTGGCCGCCCTGATCGAAACCCTGGCGGGTCAGAACGCCTGGGCCGGGCCGGACGGCGAGGCGGCGGCCTCTCTGCTGTCGGCCCTGATCGAGGGCGGCGGTCCGCTGGGCCAGACCTCGCCCGCCGAGTTCGCCGACCTGATCGCCGCCTTGTTGGTCGAGACCACGGTGCGCACCGGCGGCGCCACCCATCCGTCGCTTCGCATCCTGGGCGCCATCGAGGCGCGGCTGGCGCGGGCCGACCGCATGATCCTGGCCGGGCTGGAGGAGGGCGTCTGGCCCAACGCCGCCCCGGTCGATCCCTTCCTGTCGCGGCCGATGCGCGCCGCCCTGCCCCTGCCCGCGCCCGAGCGGCGTCTGGGCCAGACGGCGCAGGACTTCGTCCAGGCCGCCTGCGCCGACGAGGCGATCCTGGTCCACTGCGAACGGCGCGGCGGCCAGCCCGCCGTGCGATCGCGCTGGCTGTGGCGGCTGGAGATGCTGACGCGCGGCGCCAACGCCTCGGACACCCCCGTCAAGCTCAGCGCCCCCGCGGGCGTCGCCAACTGGACCCGCGCCCTCGACGCCCCGCTGCCCGGCCCGGCCCGTCTGGCCCCGCGCCCCGCGCCCACGCCCCCGGTCGAGCGCCGCCCGCGCAGCCTCTATGTCACCGGCGTCGAGCGCTGGGTCCGCGACCCCTACGCCCTCTACGCCCGTCGCATCCTCAACCTCGAACCGATGGAGCGCCCCGGCGCCTCGGCCGAGGCCCTGGCGCGCGGCAACGCCGTGCACAAGGCCATCGAGCGCCTGACGGAGGACTGGCCTGACTGGCTGCCCGACGATCTCGACGCGGTGATCGAGCGCCTGCTGCTTGAGGAGCTGGGCGCCCACGGCTTCGAGGACGCCGCCATGGCCCGCGAGGCGCCGCTGGCGAAAAACGCCGCCCGCTGGCTGGCCGGGTTCGAGACCGAGCGCCGCGCGCGCGGCGTGGCCCTGTTGATCGAGCAGCAGGGCGCCCTGACCTTTGACGCGCCGGGCGGCCCCTTCACGCTCAAGGCCTACGCCGACCGCATCGAGGTCGGCGCCCTGTCGGCCGCCGTCATGGACTTCAAGACCGGCCAGGTCCCCACCGCCAAGCAGATCAAGGCGGGCTTCGCCCCCCAGCTGACCCTGACCGGCGCCATCCTGGCCGCCGGCGGCTTCGAAAAGACCAACGGCCCCGTGCCGCCGGAGGAGCTGACCTACGTCCGCGTCGTCGGCCGCAAGAAGGCGGGCGAAGTCGCCGTGCGCGCCGCCGGGCCGGAGGCGCAGATCCTGTCCGACGCCGCGCTGCAAGGCCTGATGGCCCGCGTCGCCGAGTTCGACCGGCCGGAGACGCCCTACCTCTCCTGGGCGGCGCCGCATCTGATGGGCAGCTACAGCCCCTACAACCTGCTGGCCCGCGTCTGGGAATGGCACGTCATCGGCGGCGCCGAGGAAGGAGAGGCGGAATGA